The genomic interval GCCCACGGCCAGGTAGACCCGCGCCGTGGAACCGGGGCCGCCCGCCAGGACGCTCGTCGCCTCTCTCCACTCGTAACGCACGATGTGGCCGTCCGGGTCGCGGCTCGCGGAGCCGTCCAGGTCGACGAGCTCGGCCCCGTCGGTATCGACATCGACCAGGGGCGACGGGTCGGCTCCGGCATCGGCGAGCGGCGGCTGGTTCGCGCACGCACCGGAACAGGTGCACAGGCCGGCGACACACGAGGCGCCGGTGCCGCAGGCGACCCAGCAGGCTCCGCAATTCAGCGAATCGATGCTCGTGTCGACGCAGGTCGAACCGCACGACACGGTCCCCGACGGACATTGGGCCGCCACGACGTAGAAGTGGATCCTGCCCGCGGGAGGGTCGTCGACGTACACGCTGGCGTCCGTATCGGCGACGGCGTTCGGGGCGTCCATCACGCCGGGCGCCGCCGTGGAGCGGTAGACGCGATAGGTCGGGGTGCCGCCGGTCCACTGCAGCGTGACCGAAGGCGGCGATTGCGTCAGCGTCAGGTCGATTCCGTCCGGCGAACCGGCGAGCGAGAGTTGCGCGCCAAACACGGCAACCGTCAGCATCGAGCACCCGATGCCGGGGAGGGCGCTGCTCGTACGGAGCCGCCGCTTGGGCATGATTCCGCGCCGGTGCGGCATCGGTGGACCTTAAGCGGCGGGAAGCCGGCGATCTATGGGGTGAAACCCCACCCGCACACGGTCCGGCAGGGCCGGTTCGGATTTAGACTCCAAGCGATGGCCACCATCGGGGAACGACTCCGGCACGAGCGCGAAATCCGAAACATGACGATCGCGCAGCTGGGTGAGGCCACCGGCATCGGGGTCGCCTATCTCGAAGCCATGGAACGCGACGACTTCAACGCCCTGCCGGGACGGGCCTTCGGCAAGTTGTACGTGCGCGCCTACGCCGAGGCGCTTCGGTTCGATCCCCAGCCGTTCGTCGACGACTACGATCGCGAGCAACGGCTCGTGCCTCCCGACGGCCGGCCATCCCCCTGGCGGCCGGAGCCGACCGCCGGAAACGAGGAGCCCGACACCGCCCACCTCGCGGCCGCGACGGGTGCTCGAAACTCGAAACGACGCGTCGTCGCCCTGTCGGTGGTCGGTGCCGTCGCGATCGTGGTGGCGGCCTACTTCGGCCTGCGAGAGCCGGGAGCCGATCCGAAGCCGGAGGCGCCGCCCCTCGAGCAGGCCGGCGTTCCCCCGCCGCCTCCACGCCCGCCGAGTCCGACGCCCGTTGCGGAGCGCACCCCCGTTCCGCCGCCCCCCGTCGTTCCCGGTCACCTGAGGGTGACCGAGTCCGGCGTGGGTCGCCGCGTCGACCGCACCAGGCTCGAGGGAGTGACCGACCGCTTCGCGCCGGGCGAGGTCGCGTGGTTCCAGACGCGCGTGCTCGGAGGACGGGGCGGCGAGATCCTCCGCCACGTCTGGATCTTCGACGGCAAGCCCCAGCAGTCGATCACGCTCCGGCTCGGCGGATCGGATTGGCGCACGCACAGCAACAAGACCGTCTACAAGCCCGGGGCGTGGACCGTGGAGGCGCGCGACGAGGCCGGGCGCGTGCTGGCGTCGGCGGAGTTCACCTGCGCCCCCACGGACGAGAGGACGCGGCGCTAGCTCCTGTCGATCGTCAGGTTCGACTGGACGTCGCGCACACCCTTCGTGTCCTTGGTGATCTGGACCGCCTTCTGCCTCTCCGCGTCCGAACCGACCGATCCCGTCAGGTAGACGACCCCGTCACGGGTATCCACGTCGATCCGAAGGCCCTTGACCTGCGGGTCGTCGAGCAGCCGGGTCTTCACGCTCATGGTGATTCCGGTGTCGGTGACCGTTTCTCCGATCGTACGGTCCGTGTCCGGCGCGTCTCCGCTTCCCGAACCCTCCCGGGCCGAGATCATGTCGACGACCTTCACGACGCCCTTCGTCGCCTTCGCCAGCTCGATCGCCCGGTTCTTCGTTGCCTCGCTGTCGACGTTTCCGGTCAGCGTGACGACCCCTTCGTGCGT from Candidatus Polarisedimenticolaceae bacterium carries:
- a CDS encoding BON domain-containing protein gives rise to the protein MHSRNPSTLAILAAGLSLFVACASTDTGITTKVKSSFVADDTVKASQIEVKTHEGVVTLTGNVDSEATKNRAIELAKATKGVVKVVDMISAREGSGSGDAPDTDRTIGETVTDTGITMSVKTRLLDDPQVKGLRIDVDTRDGVVYLTGSVGSDAERQKAVQITKDTKGVRDVQSNLTIDRS
- a CDS encoding DUF2914 domain-containing protein, with translation MATIGERLRHEREIRNMTIAQLGEATGIGVAYLEAMERDDFNALPGRAFGKLYVRAYAEALRFDPQPFVDDYDREQRLVPPDGRPSPWRPEPTAGNEEPDTAHLAAATGARNSKRRVVALSVVGAVAIVVAAYFGLREPGADPKPEAPPLEQAGVPPPPPRPPSPTPVAERTPVPPPPVVPGHLRVTESGVGRRVDRTRLEGVTDRFAPGEVAWFQTRVLGGRGGEILRHVWIFDGKPQQSITLRLGGSDWRTHSNKTVYKPGAWTVEARDEAGRVLASAEFTCAPTDERTRR